CAACATCCCTTCAACTGAAAAATGTACTCCCCACTTACTCAAGCGTAGACATACATTGAAGACAGTAAACCAAAAGGTTACTTGATTTGTCTCTCGTCATTTAGAATTTAGAATGATTGACAGTTTGTCAGGTATTCTTCATCTTGGGACTGCTTTCAGCAATCATCCCACACGGGGTACACGAGACGGTAAGTTTCTGTTCTCATGTGTACTACCGAAGACTGGGAGTTAAACAGTTGAAAGCCAATGGTAAGAAGGAAAATGCCAATGGCACATACGCCATAAAATCACACGTCAAACAAAGGTTACTACAGtcacagcaacagaaaaatgataataaGAAGAGATGAGCTCTTTCAGCTTTTTATACAAGTCCGTGTTTCAGCCGCCTTTAAGGCGAAAGgacatctctctcacacgtCTTGTCTTAGCTGTAAATGTGGTTAGTTTATGAATAAAATTGTCTATTGAAAGTCTTAACACACAAAGACTTCAGTattacatatcacacacacatgtgatcTACTCCCCAAAGCTACCACAACAACGACTGCGCtcaaatagagagaaaaaaaattacttaaaaaaactgtattctAGAATTTAtgacatgcatgtatgtatacagACACTGAatgacttttcttttcttttcacgtACAAAGTGCACAAAGGTTCAACAAGGCACAGCTCTCATCACTCACCCAATGCGGGGTACACCAGTCCCTAAGTTCCTGTCCCCATGTCAACTGATAACTGATATCAGTAAAGGGTCATTTCGCAATGCAGTGATGCGGATAAGGGAATCATGAGAGTTTAGTCTACACAACTCagatattaaaacaaatttgttttcaaaacttcactttttaaatctttatcagTATGACATTCCCAAAAATGTCTTACACGGTTTATAGCTGGATGATTCTTATCGGCACTGACAAGTAGTCTTGCGTCTGACTGAGTAGGTGACTGTAGCCAACAAGAGCCCCGCTATCTTACTGCGGTTCTGGTCTTCTACTGTGGTTACATCTCAAATCTTCCGCACGTGCAGCTTCTTGAGACGAGAATCACACTCCGGTGAGCCGCTGACGTGGTAACCCGGATGTAGACGGGCGATAGCTGAGAAGACTGGTCGTACACGAGACGAAAACTGTTTACGAGTCACAGAGAAACTGTAGGAGGATGGAACTGAAGGTACCCAAGATTCCAGTGTGTGTGGGGATCGCCTGTTGCGGGGTGGCCTTGGTGTTCCAGGCCATCGCTGTTGGGGGTACCGGCTGGgttgtcaacaagaaaactaatGAAGAAACCGGTTTGTTCCGCTATTGTTCTGGACACTTTTGTTTCAATATCGAGAGCAGCATTATGGCAGGTAAAGTACACAGAATTACATATTACCTGGATTAAGCCAAGGACAATCACGCATACAGATCGAAACTCATTCTcccagtcagtcagtcagtcagtcagtcagtcagtcagtcagtcagtcagtcagtcagtcagtcagtcagtcagtcagtcagtcagtcagtcagtcagtcagtcagtcagtcaaaaGCTGTATAGAACTAGAAAAGTATATTGAGATTTAAAACAAGAATAACATAATAAAGGCGTACGCACGTTAGAATACGAGAGAAATAGTTATAGGAACCGTTTCGAACAATCTTCAAGAGCTCTCCATTGTCCCTTCTGCCAAGGTATGACAGGATGAActtcatgtgtgtgttatgtatatGTCCTGTTTATAGAAATCTGAGAGATAAATGATAAGTAGAGAATTTGCACTTTAATATTCTTCATGTTGGAAAAACGTAGTTTGacaataaattacttttttaaacagtgactagactttcatacatATATTTTCATGTGTATTACCTCACATATTTGTTATATTGCAACAGGTATGAATTGTTTAAGCATGGaatgtgttaatgtgtttatggaaaatacatgttaaaaaaagaccAATCccatttttaaagcagaaatcgTGTGTTAAACATGAAACACGTGATGGGAAGACAACCCATTTAAATCTGTTTCAATTGTCTCCCCTTAGACTGGTTCCGAGCGACCCAGGCGTTCTCCATCCTGGGACTCTTCGCCATCACCGGAAGTCTGGCAGTTGGAATTCTCCATGCTGTTCTGGAAAATACACGTGTCCTGTCTCTTCTTGCCATTGGCTCGTGCGCTGCTTCCTGTGAGTTAAATGCGCTGAGTTAACCACAGCCCTCATCTTCTTTATATTTCACTATAtctatatgaaaaaaaaaataaaagaaaaagtgtcaaCCTCAACGTGTGCAGAGATA
This window of the Pomacea canaliculata isolate SZHN2017 linkage group LG4, ASM307304v1, whole genome shotgun sequence genome carries:
- the LOC112562226 gene encoding uncharacterized protein LOC112562226 isoform X2 — protein: MELKVPKIPVCVGIACCGVALVFQAIAVGGTGWVVNKKTNEETGLFRYCSGHFCFNIESSIMADWFRATQAFSILGLFAITGSLAVGILHAVLENTRVLSLLAIGSCAASFGALLIEVAVFGSEMGETIIATAGARFGYEFILSIVACVLSVGAAVCFALGLRQ
- the LOC112562226 gene encoding uncharacterized protein LOC112562226 isoform X4, which translates into the protein MELKVPKIPVCVGIACCGVALVFQAIAVGGTGWVVNKKTNEETGLFRYCSGHFCFNIESSIMADWFRATQAFSILGLFAITGSLAVGILHAVLENTRVLSLLAIGSCAASCSATSSSCPSSPAFSVSGLRSVLH